GCGACGGAAGGCCTCCGTTGAAATCGCCACTCCAACTAAAGCGTTTCGAAAAATCGTAGCCCCAGTAGGTCAGCTCCGGCACCTGCACCTTGTTCGGCTCGTCCGTGAATTTATGGTAAACGCTATGACGCGTATTAATCGTAAACAGGTAATCGGGCAAAATCTGAAAACCGAAAGAAGATGTGATATCCGAGAACTGCAGGGAATCTGCCGCGAAGTTATACGAGACATTATGGCGAGTGGTGAGCAAGCGACGAGTCCCATACTGATCCTCGACCGCCTTCGCCGTATCGCCCTTGGTGGTATCGGCCGCATGTCCCACCACCTTCAGGTACTTGATGTCGAAATCGTTGTTGAGGCCAAAGCCCACCGTTTTCTGTTCAATCTGGTAAGGCGTCTGTCCCAACAGCGGATGCGGCGCAAATTTTTTCACCGTATCAATTTCAGGCGCATACGTATAGGACACGCTCGGCGAAAGCACATGTCGTGCCCCGGTAAACCGTCCGATTTCAGGGACCCAAATACCGTAAAGTTTTGTATCCGCCGTGATGCTGTAATTGTGGTTGTAGGCCACCTGGCCATATTCATCGTGTTCAGGATCAAGGCTCATATAGCGCTTGCGGTACTTCAGCGAATCCTCGGGATTGATCCACCCCGTTCCCGTCCAGTAACCCGTAAAGCTTGCGCGCGGCGTAATGTTGATGACATCGAAAAGCGAGCCCGAATAATCCAAGGAATATGTTCCCGTGTAGCCCACATATTCAGCAGTCGTATCGACCGCATTCACCGTGTCGCGCGCCCGCTTGGTGTAATAGTTGAAACGGTTGTTGAAGCTATAGTTGAACTTTTCCATGTAGCTGATGAACGAACCGTCCTCGTAGGCTTCCTCGTCCTCGTCGACCTCGAAGGTAAAAAGCTGACCGCTCATACGGTACTGGATATCAGGGATTTCGCGTTCCATCATGTCGGTCACCAGGTTGTGGCTCTGACGAGCCTTAATCGTCAGGCTCTTGTTAGTACCGAACTTTCCCGAATAAGTCAGCTGAGCGTTCGCCTGCTGGTTCAGGATGGTTTCCGCATCAAGCGCCTTGTCCTTACGGATACTCTGGCTCGAAACGAACGAGCCCGAACCGCTCAAGGTCTGCTTGCCGTCGGGAGTCAAGTTCTGGTTATGCGTAAAGCGGATGTCGTACCCACTATTTCCCAGATCAAACTCTTCAAGATACGCCGTATAGGAGAGGTTTCCATCGAGCACGTAGCGTTTCTTGTAGCGGACTTCACCTGTGAGTGTCGAACGTTCAAAGCGAGCTTCGTCGCCTTCAATAATGTCACCCTTGACCGTCGCATCCCAGTAGTCGTTCGGTGCATAATAGAAGCCGATATTACTCATGTAGTAACCCTGCTTCTGGTCACCGCCGAACTTAGGCGTCAAAAGACCCGACTTGCGCCCGCTCTTCAAGGGAGCAACAATCATCGGGAGCACCGCCACGGGCACATCGGCAATATTCAACACCACCGGACGCGCGGTAATGGTTTCCTTGGGCTTCACCACCATACGGCGGCCGTAGAAATAAAAGTGCTGGTGCGTCGAATCGTTACAGGTACTAAAGTCTCCGCGCGCAATTTGAATTCGCTGGTCCGGAAGCCTACGCACTTCCATGCCGTTCAGTTGCTGGTTGTCCTGATAAGTGGTCGCATAGTAGATTTCACCGATGCGACTTTTCATGTTGTACTTGAGTCGCATGCCCGAAAGCGACGGATTCTTGGTTTCGCGAAGGACCGGATCACCGCTCGCCGCCAAGATGCTGTTCTCCTGGTCGAACATAATCGTATCGGCATCCAGGGTCGCCGTGCGGTACTTGAGCTGAGCGCTATTGTTCAAGTTAAAGGTCGACTTGTCCACATCGTAAACGAGGTCCACCGCACGGTACTCGATCGTGTCGACACCGGTCGTGTCATTCATCCAGTCGACCTCGGTCGTGTCCTCTTCTTCCTGCACCCGTTCTTCGAGTTCAAAGCGGGTCATCTCCTGGCCGAAGGCGGTCGGAGCGGCGATGGACATAATCCATAATGCCAAAAAGGCCCACAGAATACGATGGGTTCCAGATAAAATCACGTTGCGGCATAATGTAGC
The window above is part of the Fibrobacter sp. UWH4 genome. Proteins encoded here:
- a CDS encoding putative LPS assembly protein LptD gives rise to the protein MILSGTHRILWAFLALWIMSIAAPTAFGQEMTRFELEERVQEEEDTTEVDWMNDTTGVDTIEYRAVDLVYDVDKSTFNLNNSAQLKYRTATLDADTIMFDQENSILAASGDPVLRETKNPSLSGMRLKYNMKSRIGEIYYATTYQDNQQLNGMEVRRLPDQRIQIARGDFSTCNDSTHQHFYFYGRRMVVKPKETITARPVVLNIADVPVAVLPMIVAPLKSGRKSGLLTPKFGGDQKQGYYMSNIGFYYAPNDYWDATVKGDIIEGDEARFERSTLTGEVRYKKRYVLDGNLSYTAYLEEFDLGNSGYDIRFTHNQNLTPDGKQTLSGSGSFVSSQSIRKDKALDAETILNQQANAQLTYSGKFGTNKSLTIKARQSHNLVTDMMEREIPDIQYRMSGQLFTFEVDEDEEAYEDGSFISYMEKFNYSFNNRFNYYTKRARDTVNAVDTTAEYVGYTGTYSLDYSGSLFDVINITPRASFTGYWTGTGWINPEDSLKYRKRYMSLDPEHDEYGQVAYNHNYSITADTKLYGIWVPEIGRFTGARHVLSPSVSYTYAPEIDTVKKFAPHPLLGQTPYQIEQKTVGFGLNNDFDIKYLKVVGHAADTTKGDTAKAVEDQYGTRRLLTTRHNVSYNFAADSLQFSDITSSFGFQILPDYLFTINTRHSVYHKFTDEPNKVQVPELTYWGYDFSKRFSWSGDFNGGLPSQMGKYEMLKWTFGFDYSYSFSSTRVARDLFQDRVTHSTGISASLQPTRNWEMTYSTRYNYNEGRFVTHSFTFNRTLHCWQLDFSWTPTGPAAGWSFSIYVRDLPDIKLNAGSTETN